A window of Dyella terrae contains these coding sequences:
- a CDS encoding SURF1 family protein translates to MSLLRRPAWWAVLLTLAGTLLFLRLGVWQLDRANEKEQILRRYAAAETAPLRDFAAVATAPADDGFPRVRLRGTYLADRLYLLDNPRHDQRGGVEVYAPFRPEGMTQWVLVDLGFLPGNGTDKAPQIPALPEGPQDVHGLYQPAPGVGFEMGGDALSRQTAWPKTTIYLDIPQVARDLGQPLYPRVVSLDADPAAIYVREHQPDFSSMPPARHRAYAFQWFTFAVAAVVIFLILHRKRKKPKSDSP, encoded by the coding sequence ATGAGCCTGTTGAGGCGTCCCGCCTGGTGGGCGGTGTTGCTGACGCTCGCCGGAACCTTGCTGTTCCTGCGTTTAGGCGTCTGGCAGCTCGACCGTGCCAACGAAAAAGAGCAAATTCTGCGGCGCTATGCCGCAGCGGAAACCGCGCCACTGCGCGATTTTGCCGCGGTCGCTACGGCCCCGGCCGACGATGGTTTTCCCCGCGTTCGCCTGCGTGGCACCTACCTGGCCGACCGCCTCTACCTGCTCGACAACCCGCGGCATGACCAACGTGGCGGCGTGGAGGTCTATGCGCCTTTCCGCCCCGAAGGCATGACACAGTGGGTGCTGGTCGACCTGGGCTTCCTGCCGGGCAATGGCACCGACAAGGCGCCGCAGATACCCGCGCTTCCCGAAGGTCCGCAGGATGTCCATGGCCTGTACCAGCCGGCGCCGGGCGTGGGCTTCGAGATGGGCGGCGATGCGTTGTCACGCCAGACCGCCTGGCCGAAAACCACGATCTATCTCGACATCCCGCAGGTGGCCCGCGACCTCGGTCAGCCGCTGTACCCGCGTGTCGTGTCGCTCGATGCCGATCCCGCCGCGATCTACGTGCGCGAACACCAGCCTGATTTCTCGTCGATGCCGCCCGCGCGTCATCGCGCCTACGCCTTCCAGTGGTTCACCTTCGCCGTTGCTGCGGTGGTGATCTTCCTGATCCTGCATCGCAAGCGAAAAAAGCCCAAGTCGGACTCACCATGA
- the ctaD gene encoding cytochrome c oxidase subunit I — MAHAATHDHHDDHHGAPKNFFVRWCMSTNHKDIGTLYLVFSLLMFFIGGSFAMVIRAELFKPGLQLVQPYFFNEMTTMHALVMIFGAVMPAFVGLGNWMIPLMIGAPDMALPRMNNLSFWILPFAFAMLLSTLFMPGGGPAGGWTMYPPLSLQGDSVANLVFAVHLMGISSIMGAINIIATILNMRAPGMDLLKMPVFVWSWLITAFLLIAVMPVLAGAVTMLLTDKYFGTSFFNAAGGGDPVLFQHIFWFFGHPEVYIMILPAFGLVSEIIPAFSRKPIFGYKAMVFAIASIAFLSFIVWAHHMFAVGLPLGGEIFFMYATMLIAVPTGVKVFNWVSTMWGGSMTFETPMLFAVAFVILFTIGGFSGLMLALAPADFQYHDSYFVVAHFHYVLVTGAVFAIIAGAYYWLPKWTGNMYSEFWGKMHFWNSVIWVNVLFFPQHFLGLAGMPRRIPDYNVAFANFNMISSIGGFLFGASQLIFVGVIIHAVWFSKKKATDRVWEGAKGLEWTVPSPAPYHTFEVPPVIHDDELAHGHVDD; from the coding sequence ATGGCCCACGCAGCCACCCACGATCACCACGACGATCATCACGGCGCGCCGAAGAACTTCTTCGTGCGTTGGTGCATGTCCACCAACCACAAGGACATCGGCACGCTGTACCTGGTCTTCTCGTTGCTGATGTTCTTCATCGGCGGCAGTTTCGCCATGGTCATCCGCGCCGAGCTGTTCAAGCCCGGCCTGCAGCTGGTCCAGCCGTACTTCTTCAACGAAATGACCACGATGCATGCGCTGGTCATGATCTTCGGTGCGGTCATGCCGGCCTTCGTCGGCCTCGGCAACTGGATGATTCCGCTGATGATCGGTGCGCCGGACATGGCGTTGCCGCGCATGAACAACCTGTCGTTCTGGATCCTGCCGTTCGCTTTCGCGATGCTGCTGTCCACCCTGTTCATGCCGGGCGGTGGCCCCGCCGGTGGCTGGACCATGTACCCGCCGCTGTCGCTGCAGGGTGACTCGGTCGCCAACCTGGTGTTCGCGGTCCATTTGATGGGTATCAGCTCGATCATGGGCGCGATCAACATCATCGCGACCATCCTGAACATGCGCGCTCCGGGCATGGACCTGCTGAAGATGCCGGTGTTCGTGTGGAGCTGGCTGATCACCGCGTTCCTGCTGATTGCCGTGATGCCGGTCCTCGCCGGTGCGGTCACGATGCTGCTGACCGACAAGTACTTCGGCACCAGCTTCTTCAATGCCGCCGGTGGCGGTGACCCGGTCCTGTTCCAGCACATCTTCTGGTTCTTCGGGCACCCCGAGGTGTACATCATGATCCTGCCGGCCTTCGGCCTGGTGTCTGAGATCATCCCGGCGTTCTCGCGCAAGCCCATCTTCGGCTACAAGGCGATGGTCTTCGCGATTGCCTCGATCGCCTTCCTGTCGTTCATCGTGTGGGCTCACCACATGTTTGCGGTGGGTCTGCCGCTCGGTGGCGAAATCTTCTTCATGTACGCCACGATGCTGATCGCCGTGCCGACGGGCGTGAAGGTGTTCAACTGGGTCAGCACCATGTGGGGCGGCTCGATGACCTTCGAGACCCCGATGCTGTTCGCGGTCGCCTTCGTCATCCTGTTCACCATCGGTGGCTTCTCGGGCCTGATGCTGGCGCTGGCTCCGGCCGACTTCCAGTACCACGACTCGTACTTCGTGGTGGCTCACTTCCACTATGTGCTGGTTACCGGCGCTGTCTTCGCCATCATCGCTGGCGCGTACTACTGGCTGCCGAAGTGGACCGGCAACATGTACAGCGAGTTCTGGGGCAAGATGCACTTCTGGAACAGCGTGATCTGGGTGAACGTCCTGTTCTTCCCGCAGCACTTCCTGGGTCTGGCCGGCATGCCGCGTCGTATCCCGGACTACAACGTCGCGTTCGCCAACTTCAACATGATCAGCTCCATCGGCGGCTTCCTGTTCGGCGCCTCGCAGCTCATCTTCGTTGGCGTCATCATCCACGCCGTGTGGTTCTCGAAGAAGAAGGCGACCGACCGCGTGTGGGAAGGTGCCAAGGGTCTGGAGTGGACCGTGCCGTCGCCGGCGCCGTACCACACTTTCGAAGTCCCGCCGGTCATTCATGACGACGAACTGGCTCACGGCCACGTCGATGACTGA
- the coxB gene encoding cytochrome c oxidase subunit II, with translation MTSGGIRIKAWVAMACALFCGAAWANPEPGQLNMTRGVTEWSSEPYFLNNVALGVCVVIGVLVFGAMFVAMFRFRKSRGAVAEKWSHNTMLEVVWTTIPVIILIVLAYLATGGLKTFADTTGSQMTVKVTGYQWKWRYDYVDYQGKAVEKVGFMSKLDRESDETRQLKSGMDPYAVKVDGYNTYLLNVDEPLVVPTDTKIRFVITAGDVIHSWWVPALGWKMDAIPGIVNAAWTNIKEPGVYRGQCAELCGQDHGFMPIVVKAVPKAEFEQWLAAKEQAAKQPAAPAAPAAASTAAAPATAQVAPATAPQG, from the coding sequence ATGACATCTGGCGGCATCAGGATCAAGGCATGGGTGGCGATGGCCTGCGCGCTCTTTTGTGGCGCGGCATGGGCCAATCCCGAACCGGGACAGCTGAACATGACGCGCGGCGTGACCGAATGGTCGTCGGAGCCGTACTTCCTCAACAATGTCGCGCTTGGCGTTTGCGTGGTCATCGGCGTGCTGGTGTTCGGCGCCATGTTCGTCGCCATGTTCCGCTTCCGTAAGTCGCGCGGTGCCGTGGCCGAAAAGTGGTCGCACAACACCATGCTGGAAGTGGTCTGGACCACGATTCCGGTCATCATCCTGATCGTGCTGGCCTACCTGGCCACCGGTGGCCTGAAGACCTTCGCCGACACCACCGGCTCGCAGATGACCGTCAAGGTCACCGGCTACCAGTGGAAGTGGCGCTATGACTATGTCGACTACCAGGGCAAGGCCGTGGAAAAGGTCGGCTTCATGTCCAAGCTCGACCGCGAGAGCGACGAAACCCGTCAGCTGAAGTCGGGCATGGACCCGTATGCAGTCAAAGTCGACGGCTACAACACGTATCTGCTGAACGTGGACGAGCCGCTGGTCGTCCCGACCGACACCAAGATCCGCTTCGTGATCACCGCCGGTGACGTCATCCACTCCTGGTGGGTGCCGGCGCTCGGCTGGAAGATGGACGCGATCCCGGGCATCGTCAACGCCGCCTGGACCAATATCAAGGAGCCGGGTGTGTACCGCGGCCAGTGCGCCGAACTGTGCGGTCAGGACCATGGCTTCATGCCGATCGTGGTCAAGGCCGTGCCGAAGGCTGAGTTCGAGCAGTGGCTCGCTGCCAAGGAGCAGGCTGCCAAGCAGCCGGCCGCTCCGGCCGCGCCCGCCGCCGCTTCGACCGCAGCTGCGCCGGCCACCGCACAGGTTGCTCCCGCCACGGCCCCCCAGGGTTGA
- a CDS encoding twin transmembrane helix small protein, which yields METIYKYALVILLLVVLFNLGQALYFMMTDKDGSKRTVWALTRRIGLSVLLILMVVLGIWMGWLHPHGVGQ from the coding sequence GTGGAAACCATCTACAAATACGCGCTGGTGATCCTGCTGCTGGTGGTGCTGTTCAATCTCGGTCAAGCGCTGTATTTCATGATGACCGACAAGGATGGCAGCAAGCGCACGGTGTGGGCTTTGACCCGCCGTATCGGGCTTTCGGTGCTCCTCATCCTGATGGTCGTTCTCGGCATCTGGATGGGCTGGCTGCACCCGCACGGCGTGGGTCAGTAA
- a CDS encoding cytochrome c oxidase subunit 3, which produces MGHQQGAYFVPTKSYWPIVAAVVMFVTVFGAAHWLNAEPGQAGFGKSLLTIGFIGILLMFFGWFRSVIRESLAGSYNHQVDTSFRMGMLWFIFSEVMFFAAFFGALFYARMFAVPWLGGEGHGVLTHQFLWGDYAAAWGSNGGGGPARIGGDFQTVAPWGLPLLNTLILLTSSVTITIAHHALKAGHRGKILWFLGLTVLLGATFLYFQAHEYIEAYKELNLTLQSGVYGSTFFMLTGFHGMHVTLGTIMLAIIWLRCAKGHFTKENHFGFEAVAWYWHFVDVVWLGLFMFVYIL; this is translated from the coding sequence ATGGGTCATCAGCAAGGCGCTTATTTCGTACCGACCAAGAGCTACTGGCCGATCGTGGCAGCGGTGGTCATGTTCGTCACCGTGTTCGGTGCCGCTCACTGGCTCAACGCAGAACCGGGTCAGGCTGGCTTCGGCAAGTCGTTGCTGACGATCGGCTTCATCGGCATTTTGCTGATGTTCTTCGGCTGGTTCCGTTCGGTCATTCGTGAGTCCCTCGCAGGTAGCTACAACCACCAGGTGGACACCTCGTTCCGCATGGGCATGCTGTGGTTCATCTTCTCCGAGGTGATGTTCTTCGCCGCCTTCTTCGGCGCCCTGTTCTATGCCCGCATGTTCGCGGTGCCGTGGCTCGGCGGCGAAGGCCATGGCGTGCTGACCCACCAGTTCCTTTGGGGTGACTACGCGGCAGCCTGGGGTTCCAATGGCGGTGGCGGCCCGGCCCGCATCGGTGGCGATTTCCAGACGGTGGCTCCGTGGGGCCTGCCGCTGCTCAACACCCTGATCCTGCTCACCTCCAGCGTCACGATCACCATCGCGCACCATGCCCTCAAGGCCGGTCACCGCGGCAAGATCCTTTGGTTCCTGGGCCTGACGGTCCTGCTGGGCGCCACGTTCCTTTACTTCCAGGCCCACGAGTACATCGAGGCCTACAAGGAACTGAACCTGACGCTGCAGAGCGGTGTGTACGGCTCGACCTTCTTCATGCTCACCGGCTTCCACGGCATGCACGTGACCCTGGGCACGATCATGCTGGCGATCATCTGGCTGCGCTGCGCCAAGGGCCACTTCACCAAGGAAAACCACTTCGGCTTCGAAGCGGTCGCCTGGTACTGGCACTTTGTGGACGTGGTCTGGCTCGGCCTGTTCATGTTCGTCTACATTCTCTGA
- the putA gene encoding bifunctional proline dehydrogenase/L-glutamate gamma-semialdehyde dehydrogenase PutA, which translates to MTQPILSPEIPTGAEPARARITAAWLRDETEAVNDLLAQATLPAIEREKVIDLAADLVTRVRARAKDQSAVESFMRQYDLSSEEGVLLMCVAEALLRIPDKSTADKLIRDKLGEANWEKHLGKSESLFVNASTWGLMLTGKLVNLAEDTRHNVTGALRRLVGRAGEPAIRLAVRQAMRIMGHQFVMGRSINEALDRCAQKEYAMYRYSYDMLGESALTSETAERYQQDYRNAIAAIGGRGPFANHTDAPSISVKLSALHPRYEVAKREIARRDLTAKLLELSQLAMKQGIALSVDAEECDRLELSLDIMGDVFAHPSLEGWNGLGIVVQAYSKRTPFVIDWLIETARAAKRRWYVRLVKGAYWDAEVKRAQENGMPGYPVYTRKPNTDVSYLACARKLFDAGIELIYPQFATHNAHSIAAINHLSQGRPYEYQRLHGMGTDLYAEVIGPQNLNVPCRVYAPVGTHEDLLPYLVRRLLENGANTSFVNRVVDESLPVRELVADPCETVRAFASIPHPRIPLPVNLYGELRKNSMGVNFSNDNELKALAESINAKSGPWTATPLVPGANSAGATVQVTNPADRRQVVGSYVTADSATVEKALGNAVAAQHAWDRLPAASRAAILEHAADQLEARRAEFIAMCVREAGKSLPDSIAEIREAADFLRYYATMSRRHFAHPEQLPGPTGESNQLFLNGRGVFVCISPWNFPLAIFLGQVSAALAAGNAVIAKPAEQTSLIGYAAVKLLQDAGVPADVLQFLPGDGATVGAALTRDPRIAGVAFTGSTETAWAINRALAARNAPIAALIAETGGQNAMIADSSALPEQIVKDVISSAFQSAGQRCSAARVLFVQEDIADKVCDMLAGAMAELKVGDPGQLSTDVGPVIDEDAKKILVDHAARMDKEAKKIAEVAIDADVAANGTYFAPRAYEIPSLATLTREIFGPVLHVIRWKSDELGKIVDQINATGFGLTLGIHSRIDDTVEFIQSRARVGNCYVNRNQIGAVVGVQPFGGEGLSGTGPKAGGPHYLFRFAGERTLTINTTAAGGNASLLTIGE; encoded by the coding sequence GTGACCCAGCCCATTCTCAGCCCCGAAATCCCCACCGGCGCCGAGCCGGCCCGCGCGCGCATTACTGCCGCCTGGCTGCGCGACGAGACCGAAGCGGTCAACGACCTGCTCGCTCAGGCCACGCTGCCCGCCATTGAACGCGAAAAAGTGATCGACCTGGCCGCCGACCTGGTGACCCGTGTGCGCGCCCGCGCCAAGGACCAGAGCGCGGTCGAGTCCTTCATGCGCCAGTACGACCTCTCCAGCGAGGAAGGCGTGCTGCTGATGTGCGTCGCCGAAGCCCTGCTGCGCATTCCCGACAAGTCCACGGCTGACAAGCTCATCCGCGACAAGCTCGGCGAGGCCAACTGGGAAAAGCATCTCGGCAAGAGCGAATCGCTTTTCGTCAACGCCTCCACCTGGGGCCTGATGCTCACCGGCAAGCTGGTGAACCTGGCCGAAGACACGCGCCACAACGTCACCGGTGCCCTGCGTCGCCTTGTGGGCCGCGCGGGTGAACCGGCGATTCGCCTGGCCGTGCGCCAGGCCATGCGCATCATGGGCCATCAGTTCGTGATGGGCCGCAGCATCAACGAGGCACTGGATCGCTGCGCACAGAAGGAATACGCGATGTATCGCTATTCCTACGACATGCTGGGCGAATCGGCGCTCACCTCGGAAACCGCCGAGCGCTACCAGCAGGATTACCGCAACGCGATCGCCGCCATCGGCGGACGCGGCCCGTTCGCGAACCACACCGACGCGCCGTCCATCTCGGTCAAGCTGTCGGCGCTGCATCCGCGTTACGAAGTGGCCAAGCGCGAGATTGCCCGCCGCGACCTCACCGCCAAGCTGCTGGAACTCTCGCAGCTGGCGATGAAGCAGGGCATCGCCCTGTCCGTCGACGCCGAAGAATGCGATCGCCTGGAGCTGTCGCTCGACATCATGGGCGACGTCTTCGCCCATCCGTCGCTCGAAGGCTGGAACGGCCTGGGCATCGTGGTGCAGGCGTACTCCAAGCGCACGCCGTTCGTCATCGACTGGCTGATCGAAACCGCGCGCGCCGCCAAGCGCCGCTGGTACGTGCGCCTGGTGAAGGGCGCCTACTGGGACGCCGAGGTCAAGCGCGCGCAGGAAAACGGCATGCCCGGTTACCCGGTGTATACGCGCAAGCCCAACACCGACGTGTCCTACCTGGCCTGCGCACGCAAGCTGTTCGATGCCGGCATCGAGCTGATCTACCCGCAGTTCGCCACGCATAACGCGCATTCGATCGCCGCGATCAATCATCTGTCGCAGGGTCGTCCGTACGAGTACCAGCGCCTGCACGGCATGGGCACCGATCTGTACGCCGAAGTGATCGGCCCGCAGAACCTCAACGTTCCGTGCCGCGTTTACGCGCCGGTCGGTACGCATGAAGACCTGCTGCCGTACCTCGTGCGTCGTCTGCTTGAGAACGGCGCCAATACCAGCTTCGTCAACCGCGTGGTCGACGAATCGCTGCCGGTGCGCGAACTGGTCGCCGATCCGTGCGAGACCGTGCGTGCTTTTGCCTCCATCCCCCACCCGCGCATTCCGCTGCCGGTGAATCTCTACGGTGAACTTCGGAAGAATTCCATGGGCGTCAACTTCTCCAACGACAACGAACTGAAGGCTCTGGCCGAGTCCATCAACGCCAAGTCCGGCCCGTGGACCGCGACCCCACTCGTTCCGGGCGCCAACAGCGCCGGCGCGACTGTTCAGGTCACCAACCCGGCCGATCGTCGCCAGGTCGTGGGTAGCTATGTCACTGCCGACAGCGCCACGGTCGAAAAGGCACTGGGCAACGCCGTCGCTGCGCAGCATGCGTGGGATCGCCTGCCGGCCGCCAGCCGCGCCGCCATCCTTGAGCACGCTGCCGACCAGCTCGAAGCCCGCCGCGCCGAATTCATCGCGATGTGCGTGCGCGAAGCCGGTAAGAGCCTGCCCGACTCGATCGCTGAAATCCGCGAAGCGGCCGACTTCCTGCGCTACTACGCCACGATGTCGCGTCGTCACTTCGCTCATCCGGAACAGCTCCCGGGCCCGACCGGCGAGAGCAACCAGCTCTTCCTCAACGGTCGCGGCGTGTTCGTGTGCATCAGCCCGTGGAACTTCCCGCTCGCGATCTTCCTCGGCCAGGTCAGCGCCGCGCTTGCTGCTGGCAATGCCGTTATTGCCAAGCCCGCCGAGCAGACCAGCCTGATCGGCTACGCCGCCGTGAAGCTGCTGCAGGACGCCGGCGTGCCGGCTGACGTGCTGCAGTTCCTGCCCGGCGACGGCGCCACCGTGGGTGCCGCCCTCACGCGCGATCCGCGCATCGCTGGCGTGGCCTTCACCGGCTCGACCGAAACCGCCTGGGCGATCAACCGCGCCCTCGCCGCACGCAACGCGCCGATCGCCGCACTGATCGCCGAAACCGGCGGCCAGAACGCGATGATCGCCGACTCCTCGGCGCTGCCCGAGCAGATCGTCAAGGACGTCATCTCGTCAGCGTTCCAGTCCGCCGGCCAGCGTTGCTCGGCCGCGCGCGTGCTGTTCGTGCAGGAAGACATCGCCGACAAGGTCTGCGACATGCTCGCCGGCGCCATGGCCGAGCTGAAGGTCGGTGACCCGGGCCAGCTGTCGACCGACGTCGGTCCGGTGATCGACGAAGACGCGAAGAAGATCCTTGTCGACCATGCCGCGCGCATGGACAAGGAAGCGAAGAAGATCGCCGAAGTGGCCATCGACGCCGACGTGGCCGCGAACGGTACGTACTTCGCGCCGCGCGCCTACGAAATCCCGTCGCTCGCCACGCTGACGCGCGAAATCTTCGGCCCGGTGCTGCACGTGATCCGCTGGAAGTCCGATGAACTGGGCAAGATCGTCGACCAGATCAACGCTACCGGTTTCGGTCTGACGCTGGGCATCCACAGCCGCATCGACGACACGGTGGAGTTCATCCAAAGCCGCGCCCGCGTCGGCAACTGCTACGTCAACCGCAACCAGATCGGCGCCGTGGTCGGCGTGCAGCCGTTCGGCGGCGAAGGCCTCTCCGGCACCGGCCCGAAGGCCGGCGGCCCGCACTACCTGTTCCGTTTTGCCGGCGAGCGCACGCTCACCATCAATACGACGGCTGCCGGTGGCAACGCGAGCCTGCTGACGATCGGCGAGTAA
- a CDS encoding DUF2244 domain-containing protein, with protein MIVLRPAAAGLPCATLWLKPNRALSRRDLRRLIMVLAALALTTAGLGAWQGNVFAPLFALVESSAVAFALGVAWRAGDRSERITLDTSSLEVQSLPARRSARFQPYWVRVQLKEGTGRRRLLLSSHGRELEIGAFLNEGERAELSKRLMVLLAEINHQPRR; from the coding sequence ATGATCGTGCTTCGACCAGCTGCCGCCGGCCTGCCGTGCGCGACTTTGTGGCTCAAGCCCAATCGCGCCCTCAGTCGGCGCGATCTGCGTCGACTGATCATGGTTCTGGCGGCTCTGGCGCTGACAACGGCCGGTCTGGGCGCGTGGCAGGGCAATGTATTTGCCCCACTGTTCGCCCTGGTCGAATCCTCCGCGGTGGCTTTCGCCCTTGGCGTAGCCTGGCGGGCCGGGGACCGCAGCGAGCGCATCACCCTCGACACGTCGTCGCTGGAGGTGCAATCCCTGCCAGCCCGCCGCAGTGCGCGCTTCCAGCCTTACTGGGTGCGAGTGCAGCTGAAGGAAGGGACCGGACGCCGTCGTCTGCTGCTGAGCTCGCACGGGCGCGAACTGGAGATCGGGGCATTCCTCAATGAGGGGGAACGCGCCGAGCTGTCAAAGAGACTCATGGTGCTGCTGGCGGAGATCAACCACCAGCCGCGCAGGTAG